A DNA window from Scomber japonicus isolate fScoJap1 chromosome 14, fScoJap1.pri, whole genome shotgun sequence contains the following coding sequences:
- the cfl1l gene encoding non-muscle cofilin 1-like yields the protein MASGVQVADQVKDVYKEMKVVKSDADQKERLRLVIFEINGRYIDVEEGKIFREKDLENVDDVFKFFLSHLDPKQCRYMLYDCHFETKESSRKEELVFVMWAPDTAAIKDKMNYASSKDSLKKALTGIKHELQMNDLSDYGDRDNFAEKMGKGVIKVEGHPVKPTGR from the exons ATG GCGTCTGGAGTGCAAGTCGCTGACCAGGTGAAAGATGTCTACAAAGAAATGAAAGTAGTAAAGAGTGATGCTGATCAGAAGGAACGTCTACGATTGGTGATATTTGAAATCAATGGCCGTTACATTGATGTGGAGGAGGGCAAAATCTTCAGGGAAAAAGATCTGGAAAACGTGGATGATGTCTTCAAGTTCTTCCTGAGTCACCTAGATCCTAAACAGTGCCGCTACATGCTGTACGACTGCCACTTCGAGACCAAGGAATCAAGTAGAAAAGAAGAACTGGTCTTCGTGATGTG GGCTCCTGACACAGCTGCCATCAAAGACAAAATGAACTACGCTAGCTCCAAAGACTCCCTCAAGAAGGCCCTGACtg GCATCAAACACGAGCTGCAGATGAATGACCTTTCAGATTACGGCGACAGGGACAATTTTGCAGAGAAAATGGGGAAAGGTGTAATCAAAGTCGAGGGCCACCCTGTGAAACCAACTGGGCGCTAA